A DNA window from Candidatus Methylomirabilota bacterium contains the following coding sequences:
- the rpsJ gene encoding 30S ribosomal protein S10, which produces MVTVSADQKIRIRLKAYDHNLLDRSMKEIVETVRRTGARVTGPVLLPTIINRWTVLRSPHVDKTSREQFEMRTHKRLIDILDPTPQTVDALMKLDLPSGVDVEIKL; this is translated from the coding sequence ATGGTCACCGTCAGCGCCGACCAGAAGATCCGCATCCGGCTGAAGGCCTACGACCACAACCTCCTCGACCGCTCCATGAAGGAGATCGTGGAGACGGTGCGCCGCACCGGCGCGCGGGTCACCGGGCCGGTGCTGCTGCCCACCATCATCAACCGGTGGACGGTGCTGCGCTCGCCGCACGTGGACAAGACCTCGCGCGAGCAGTTCGAGATGCGCACGCACAAGCGGCTCATCGACATCCTGGACCCGACCCCGCAGACAGTGGATGCGCTGATGAAGCTCGACCTGCCGAGCGGTGTCGACGTCGAGATCAAGCTCTAG
- the rplC gene encoding 50S ribosomal protein L3, producing the protein MKEGLIGRKKGMTQVFGDDGSLIPVTVVEAGPCTVVGLRTRPTHGYDALQLGFETRKKNATKAMAGVYKKAGVPSPMRVLREIRLQKTEAVSAYQVGQTLTVDLFSPGELVDVVADTKGKGFQGGVKRHGWSGGDATHGSMFHRAPGSIGASSDPSRVWPGHHLPGRMGGERRTVLNVAVVRVIPEQNLVLLRGAVPGAIGGLVMVRKSVKQTKAQQQKAKEAK; encoded by the coding sequence ATGAAGGAAGGGTTGATCGGGCGCAAGAAGGGGATGACCCAGGTCTTCGGGGACGACGGCAGTCTCATCCCGGTGACCGTGGTCGAGGCGGGGCCGTGCACGGTGGTGGGCCTTCGCACCAGGCCCACGCATGGCTACGACGCCCTCCAGCTCGGTTTCGAAACGCGGAAGAAGAATGCCACCAAGGCGATGGCCGGCGTGTACAAGAAGGCCGGGGTGCCCTCTCCGATGCGCGTACTGCGCGAGATCCGGCTCCAGAAGACGGAGGCGGTGAGCGCGTACCAGGTCGGTCAGACCCTGACCGTGGACCTGTTCAGCCCCGGCGAGCTGGTGGACGTGGTGGCGGACACGAAGGGCAAGGGCTTCCAGGGTGGCGTGAAGCGTCACGGCTGGTCCGGCGGCGATGCGACCCACGGCTCGATGTTCCACCGGGCGCCCGGCTCCATCGGCGCCTCGTCGGATCCCTCGCGGGTGTGGCCGGGCCACCACCTGCCGGGCCGCATGGGCGGCGAGCGTCGCACCGTGCTGAACGTCGCGGTGGTGCGGGTGATCCCCGAGCAGAATCTGGTCCTGCTCCGCGGCGCGGTTCCCGGCGCGATCGGCGGGCTCGTGATGGTGCGCAAGAGCGTGAAGCAGACCAAGGCGCAGCAGCAGAAGGCGAAAGAGGCCAAGTAG
- a CDS encoding elongation factor Tu: protein MVMPGDNVTMAIELIQPVAMEKELRFAIREGGRTVGAGVVSEIVG from the coding sequence AGATGGTGATGCCGGGGGACAACGTGACGATGGCGATCGAGTTGATCCAGCCGGTGGCGATGGAGAAGGAGCTGCGGTTTGCGATTCGGGAGGGGGGGCGGACGGTGGGGGCCGGGGTGGTCTCGGAGATCGTGGGCTAG